A region from the Francisella orientalis FNO12 genome encodes:
- the accD gene encoding acetyl-CoA carboxylase, carboxyltransferase subunit beta, which yields MSWLTRVIGRSLGLEAQKKDMPTGVWSQCPSCGVTLYSEELHNNKSVCPSCNYHYRISARHRLNLFFDRESTKEHFANISPVDMLKFKDTKSYKDRLSQAQKKTEEQDALVVMEGTVKGFPVVAVAFNFMFLGGSMGSVVGEKFVRGVKLAIEKKVPFVCFTASGGARMQESLFSLMQMAKTSAALQKLVEAKLLYLVVLTDPTTGGVSASLAMLGDVHLAEPKALIGFAGPRVIEQTVREKLPEGFQRSEFLVEKGMVDMIVDRRNLREEVAKLIDKLMPNLTKINHNHSLEYKSEQQV from the coding sequence ATGAGTTGGTTAACTAGAGTAATTGGCAGAAGTCTTGGTTTAGAAGCGCAGAAAAAAGATATGCCTACAGGAGTTTGGAGTCAGTGTCCAAGCTGTGGAGTAACATTATATTCTGAAGAATTACATAACAATAAGTCAGTATGTCCAAGTTGTAACTATCATTATAGAATATCTGCTAGACACAGATTAAATCTATTCTTTGATAGAGAGAGCACAAAAGAGCATTTTGCGAATATATCTCCTGTAGATATGCTTAAGTTTAAAGATACAAAATCTTACAAAGATAGACTATCTCAAGCGCAGAAAAAAACTGAAGAGCAAGATGCGTTAGTTGTAATGGAGGGAACTGTTAAAGGATTCCCAGTAGTTGCTGTAGCTTTTAACTTTATGTTTCTGGGTGGATCTATGGGTTCAGTTGTTGGTGAAAAGTTTGTAAGAGGAGTTAAGCTTGCTATTGAGAAGAAAGTTCCTTTTGTATGTTTTACCGCAAGTGGAGGAGCTAGAATGCAAGAATCATTATTCTCATTAATGCAAATGGCGAAAACTAGTGCTGCTTTACAAAAGTTGGTAGAAGCTAAGCTACTGTACTTAGTTGTGCTGACAGATCCTACTACAGGTGGTGTATCCGCATCTCTAGCTATGCTTGGTGATGTACATCTTGCTGAGCCAAAAGCTTTGATAGGTTTTGCTGGACCTAGAGTAATTGAGCAAACAGTGAGAGAAAAATTACCTGAAGGCTTCCAAAGAAGTGAATTTCTAGTAGAAAAAGGTATGGTTGATATGATCGTTGATCGTAGAAACTTAAGAGAAGAAGTTGCGAAGCTGATAGACAAACTTATGCCTAATTTGACTAAAATCAACCATAATCACTCTCTAGAATACAAATCTGAGCAACAAGTGTAG
- the yfcC gene encoding putative basic amino acid antiporter YfcC: protein MPDTLVILFCIAILVAITSYYIPVGKFDVKRIQYSSDGQTYSRNVLVADSFQYKLDSQGNPETSPVKIFATENSQSRGFTNFIYDGITSGSKDGSALAIIAFLLIIGGSFGVLLKTKVIDQSILRVVNKFQNNKIILLPVLCFIFSLGGAVFGMGEETIPFIMLLLPIFVLIGFDALTCTVVIYLATQVGFATSWMNPFSVSIAQGIAEIPILSGSLFRIIMWFIFTLSISIFAIIYALKIQKKPQSSPMYIYDNFYRNSDEHSLEQTQKMCIHSWLILLSLIATIIWLVYGVVELGYYIPEIATLFTIIGLLTGLFAIVGKVNGMNLSIAIDAFKNGAKDLLPVCLIIGFAYGLIYLMGGSNPQDYTMLNTIHYASEAISGTNEYVSAIGMLFFQSIFNFFVTSGSGQAALTMPIMSPLADLTA, encoded by the coding sequence ATGCCTGATACTTTAGTGATACTATTCTGTATCGCGATCCTCGTAGCTATCACAAGCTATTACATACCTGTTGGTAAGTTTGATGTAAAAAGAATCCAATACTCTTCAGATGGCCAAACCTATTCTAGAAATGTACTAGTTGCTGATAGCTTTCAATATAAATTAGATTCTCAAGGCAATCCAGAAACATCGCCCGTCAAAATCTTTGCAACTGAAAATAGTCAAAGTCGAGGTTTTACCAATTTCATCTATGATGGTATAACCTCAGGATCAAAAGATGGTAGCGCTCTTGCAATTATAGCTTTCTTATTAATTATAGGAGGCTCTTTCGGGGTTCTTCTTAAAACAAAAGTTATTGACCAATCAATTCTTAGAGTAGTGAATAAATTCCAAAATAACAAAATCATCCTACTACCCGTTTTATGTTTTATTTTTTCTTTAGGTGGCGCTGTATTTGGTATGGGAGAGGAAACTATTCCTTTTATAATGTTGCTTTTGCCAATTTTTGTACTTATTGGCTTTGATGCTCTGACTTGCACTGTGGTTATCTACTTAGCAACTCAAGTAGGATTTGCAACTTCTTGGATGAATCCTTTCTCAGTTAGTATTGCTCAAGGAATTGCAGAGATTCCAATATTATCAGGTAGTCTTTTTAGGATTATTATGTGGTTTATATTTACTTTATCTATAAGTATTTTTGCAATCATCTATGCACTAAAAATACAAAAGAAACCTCAATCCTCACCTATGTATATTTATGATAATTTCTATAGAAACTCTGATGAGCATAGTTTAGAACAAACACAAAAAATGTGTATCCACTCATGGTTAATACTCTTAAGTTTAATCGCTACGATAATATGGCTAGTGTATGGTGTAGTAGAGCTAGGCTATTATATCCCCGAAATTGCAACACTTTTCACAATAATAGGGCTATTAACTGGACTGTTTGCTATAGTTGGTAAAGTAAATGGTATGAATTTGAGTATTGCTATTGATGCTTTCAAAAATGGTGCGAAAGATCTTTTACCTGTTTGTTTAATCATTGGTTTTGCTTATGGTCTGATATATCTTATGGGAGGCTCTAATCCTCAAGATTACACAATGTTAAACACTATACACTATGCTTCAGAAGCTATATCAGGTACCAATGAGTATGTATCTGCTATAGGGATGCTTTTCTTCCAATCAATATTTAACTTCTTTGTCACCTCAGGCTCAGGTCAAGCAGCTCTTACCATGCCAATTATGTCGCCATTAGCAGACCTAACGGCCTAA
- a CDS encoding argininosuccinate synthase has product MSISYQKVASHEAKKGDFTRCLLLYSGGLDTSIMLKWIQEEYGVEVIALTINIGQVADNLEQIKQKAINLGAIDAVVYDAKNRFADEVISKAIKANADYQGGYTLSTPLGRVIISEIAVEVAKKYDCQVVAHGCTGKGNDQVRFESYLTTLDENIKTIAPVREWGMGREQELKYAEKHDIPVKQQKDKPYSYDENMWGNTAEGGEIEHSNLIAPKEAILQWCKTPENALDKSQNITLEFVEGIPTKLDGKAMLLAELIMQCNKIGGEHGVGVFNLIEDRLIGLKVRGIYENPAASIIIAAHKKLEQLVSTRQENELKTFMDNKWAYLAYAAEWYNPVMNNILAFIEEQNKKVTGKVTVSLYKGNIEVLAVESPFSMLKSELATFEASGDLFNHNASAGFIELHSLAQRTAYSIMKNKK; this is encoded by the coding sequence ATGTCTATCTCATATCAAAAAGTCGCAAGTCATGAAGCAAAAAAAGGTGATTTTACACGTTGTCTTCTATTATACTCAGGTGGTCTTGATACATCAATTATGCTCAAATGGATTCAAGAGGAATATGGTGTTGAAGTTATTGCTTTAACTATAAATATTGGTCAAGTTGCTGATAATCTAGAACAAATAAAACAAAAAGCTATCAACTTAGGTGCGATAGATGCTGTGGTATATGATGCCAAAAATCGTTTTGCAGATGAGGTTATAAGCAAAGCTATTAAAGCAAATGCTGATTATCAAGGTGGCTATACTCTTTCAACTCCTCTTGGCAGAGTTATTATTTCAGAGATAGCTGTTGAAGTAGCTAAGAAATATGATTGCCAAGTGGTTGCCCATGGCTGTACAGGCAAAGGTAATGATCAAGTTCGTTTTGAAAGCTATCTAACAACATTAGATGAAAATATAAAAACAATTGCTCCTGTTAGAGAATGGGGAATGGGTAGAGAGCAAGAATTAAAATATGCCGAAAAACATGATATTCCAGTTAAGCAACAAAAAGACAAGCCATACTCATATGATGAAAATATGTGGGGCAATACCGCAGAAGGTGGCGAAATAGAACATTCAAATTTAATTGCTCCTAAAGAGGCTATCTTACAATGGTGTAAGACTCCCGAAAATGCCCTTGATAAATCACAAAATATTACCCTAGAGTTTGTCGAAGGTATACCAACCAAACTAGATGGAAAAGCTATGCTTTTAGCCGAGCTAATTATGCAGTGTAATAAAATAGGTGGCGAACATGGTGTTGGGGTATTTAACCTTATTGAAGATAGATTGATTGGTCTAAAAGTTAGAGGTATTTATGAAAACCCAGCTGCTAGCATTATAATAGCAGCCCACAAAAAGCTAGAACAACTTGTCTCCACCCGTCAAGAAAATGAGTTAAAAACATTTATGGACAACAAATGGGCTTACCTTGCTTATGCCGCTGAATGGTATAACCCTGTTATGAATAATATCCTTGCATTTATCGAAGAGCAAAATAAAAAAGTAACGGGAAAAGTGACTGTATCTTTATATAAAGGTAATATAGAAGTATTAGCAGTCGAATCACCATTTTCTATGCTAAAATCTGAGTTAGCAACTTTTGAAGCTAGTGGCGATTTATTTAATCATAATGCCTCTGCTGGATTTATAGAACTTCATAGCTTAGCTCAACGTACAGCATATTCAATAATGAAAAATAAGAAGTAA
- a CDS encoding CTP synthase produces the protein MNPNTKIIFVTGGVVSSLGKGVTAASLATLLESRGLNVTMMKLDPYINVDPGTMSPLQHGEVFVTEDGAETDLDLGHYERFIRNKMTQASNFTTGKVYQSVLRRERKGDYLGATIQVIPHITDEIKRRVCEGIVEDVDVAIVEIGGTVGDIESQPFLEAIRQLRIELGRNRTLFVHLTLLPYIRVAGELKTKPTQHSVKELRGIGIQADVLVCRCEKRFEDSEKRKIALFTNVDRDCIFTAEDVDTIYEVPLRYNQQGFDAKLVEFLNLNTKEADLSEWQNVVNTIRNTKGQVTVAMVGKYVSLTEAYKSLNEALYNAGYKKGVKVKIKFVDSEEINDTNVGSFFEDADAILVPGGFGSRGVEGKIASIKYARENQIPFLGICLGMQLAVVEYARNVLGIQDAHSSELNPSTTNPVIGLITEWQAEDGTIHQRTQDSDLGGTMRLGGYKCVLKEGSRAREIYQADEVIERHRHRYEVNNNYVERLEDAGLIFSGRSEDNKLMELIEIPKHKWFIACQAHPEFTSTPRYGHKLFESYIQAAVVKSNK, from the coding sequence ATGAATCCTAATACTAAAATTATTTTTGTAACAGGCGGTGTTGTATCATCGTTGGGTAAAGGTGTAACGGCAGCTTCTTTGGCTACTCTTTTAGAAAGTCGTGGCTTAAATGTAACTATGATGAAGCTCGATCCGTATATAAATGTTGATCCGGGTACTATGAGTCCGCTACAACATGGTGAGGTATTTGTAACCGAAGATGGAGCAGAAACTGATCTTGACTTGGGTCACTATGAGCGTTTTATTCGTAATAAAATGACTCAAGCAAGCAACTTTACAACTGGTAAAGTTTATCAAAGTGTTCTAAGAAGAGAGCGTAAAGGAGACTATCTTGGAGCTACTATACAGGTAATACCGCATATTACAGATGAAATAAAAAGACGAGTATGTGAAGGGATTGTTGAAGATGTTGATGTGGCAATTGTTGAGATTGGTGGAACTGTTGGTGATATAGAGTCTCAGCCTTTTTTGGAGGCAATAAGACAACTAAGAATTGAGCTTGGTAGAAATAGAACATTATTTGTACATTTAACTTTACTACCGTACATAAGAGTAGCTGGAGAATTAAAGACAAAGCCAACGCAGCATTCTGTCAAAGAGTTAAGAGGTATTGGAATTCAAGCAGATGTTTTGGTATGTCGTTGTGAGAAAAGATTTGAGGATAGTGAGAAACGTAAAATAGCTCTTTTTACAAATGTTGATCGAGACTGTATATTCACAGCTGAAGATGTTGATACAATTTATGAGGTACCACTTAGATATAATCAACAAGGTTTTGATGCAAAGCTTGTCGAATTTTTGAATCTAAATACAAAAGAAGCTGATCTATCAGAATGGCAAAATGTTGTAAACACTATCAGAAATACTAAAGGACAAGTAACAGTTGCAATGGTTGGTAAATATGTTTCTTTAACAGAAGCATATAAGTCTTTAAATGAAGCACTCTATAATGCAGGGTATAAGAAGGGTGTTAAAGTCAAAATAAAATTTGTTGACTCTGAAGAGATTAATGATACTAATGTGGGATCATTCTTTGAAGATGCTGATGCTATTTTGGTTCCAGGTGGTTTTGGTAGTAGAGGCGTTGAGGGTAAAATAGCATCAATTAAATATGCTAGAGAAAATCAGATTCCTTTCTTGGGTATTTGTTTAGGGATGCAGCTGGCAGTTGTAGAGTATGCTAGAAATGTGTTAGGCATACAAGATGCACACTCGAGTGAATTAAACCCATCAACTACTAATCCAGTTATAGGTCTAATAACAGAATGGCAAGCAGAGGATGGTACTATACACCAAAGAACACAAGACTCAGACTTAGGTGGTACAATGCGTCTAGGTGGATATAAATGTGTATTAAAAGAAGGCTCTCGTGCTAGAGAAATTTATCAAGCGGATGAGGTGATTGAAAGACATCGTCATAGATATGAAGTTAATAATAACTATGTTGAGCGTTTAGAAGATGCTGGTTTGATTTTCTCAGGAAGATCCGAAGATAATAAACTAATGGAGCTCATAGAAATCCCAAAACATAAATGGTTTATAGCTTGCCAAGCTCACCCTGAATTTACATCTACTCCTAGATATGGGCATAAATTATTTGAATCATATATTCAAGCTGCAGTTGTAAAATCTAATAAATAA
- the argH gene encoding argininosuccinate lyase — MSKKLWQTETDKLLPIVEKYTVGQDYILDQKLLKYDLQASLAHAKMLYKMKVITKDELNLLKKGLQEIQELLSSNEFRINQDQEDGHTAIEQYLCTHYGEVGKKIHTGRSRNDQSLVMLRLFMIDKIQFLEKTIQENIYTLRSKASKFKNILMPGYTHMQKAMPTTVATWLGSFADALADTLLLISATSKVINQNPLGSASGFGISNFKHDKEYTTELLGFNRTQDNPIYCAFSRGYFEKLTLQTFSNPISIYSRFANDMMLFTMAEFDYFSLNNSYTTGSSIMPQKRNYDLFEIMRGNAKLYQGYLQQITSIIDSVPSGYNRDYQLTKLPFFEAITLIEDTALLFNSTIKDLNVHIDKLEQAMTPDLYATEEVYKLVEQGLSFRDAYVAIKLKLNK; from the coding sequence ATGAGCAAAAAACTTTGGCAAACAGAAACAGATAAGCTCTTACCTATAGTTGAAAAATATACTGTAGGTCAGGACTATATACTTGATCAGAAACTATTAAAATACGATCTACAAGCTAGTTTAGCTCATGCAAAAATGCTTTATAAGATGAAAGTCATTACTAAAGATGAACTTAATCTTCTCAAAAAAGGATTACAAGAAATACAAGAGCTCCTATCTAGCAATGAATTTAGAATAAATCAAGATCAAGAAGATGGTCATACTGCAATTGAACAGTATTTATGTACGCATTATGGTGAAGTTGGCAAAAAGATACACACAGGTAGAAGTAGAAATGATCAGTCATTAGTGATGCTACGTCTTTTCATGATAGATAAGATTCAATTCTTAGAAAAAACTATTCAAGAGAATATCTACACTCTTCGCTCTAAAGCTAGTAAATTCAAAAACATACTCATGCCTGGCTATACACACATGCAAAAAGCAATGCCAACTACGGTTGCAACTTGGTTGGGCTCTTTTGCTGATGCGCTAGCAGACACTCTATTATTAATATCAGCTACTAGCAAAGTTATTAACCAAAACCCCCTAGGATCAGCATCAGGATTTGGTATCAGCAACTTCAAACATGATAAAGAATATACTACCGAACTACTTGGCTTTAATAGAACACAAGACAACCCTATTTATTGTGCATTCTCTAGAGGGTATTTTGAAAAACTGACGCTACAAACATTCTCAAACCCTATAAGCATTTACTCAAGATTTGCTAATGATATGATGTTATTTACAATGGCAGAATTTGATTACTTTAGTCTAAACAACTCATATACGACAGGATCATCAATTATGCCTCAAAAGCGTAATTATGATTTATTTGAAATTATGAGAGGCAATGCAAAACTATATCAAGGTTACCTCCAACAAATCACTTCTATAATTGATAGTGTCCCTAGTGGTTATAATCGTGACTACCAACTAACAAAACTACCATTCTTTGAAGCTATAACTCTAATCGAAGATACCGCTTTATTATTTAACTCAACAATCAAGGATTTGAATGTTCATATAGATAAACTAGAACAAGCAATGACCCCTGACTTGTATGCTACCGAAGAAGTATATAAATTAGTAGAACAAGGTCTGTCTTTCCGTGATGCTTATGTAGCTATCAAACTTAAACTAAATAAATAA
- the rocD gene encoding ornithine--oxo-acid transaminase: MPINIVKGENAYVYDGLGKKYIDMATGISSVNFGHNNPKILSALFEQVNKISVVPRLFHNELLANLLKKACELTNMDKAIVMNSGAEAIETAIKVARKWGYVKKQIPDGLVEIITFDNSFHGRTITAIGTSSNHAYKDKFGPMPQGFISIPYDDLDGLEKAITKNTAAIIIEPIQGEGGVIIPNEEYLYKCQEICKKNNVLFILDEIQTCMGHTGKNFAKEHYGLDPDGMTLGKSLGGGVLPISLFLGKEDLMEVLHPGDHGSTFGGNPLASSVAYKALNILDEEALAERAGVLGSLFVDQLKKINSKYIQEIRAKGLFIALQICPQYFESFYQELLNLGILAVKTRNNTIRLLPPLTIDRETLVEAINILKNLKL, from the coding sequence ATGCCTATAAATATAGTTAAAGGGGAAAATGCTTACGTATATGATGGTTTGGGTAAAAAATATATTGATATGGCAACAGGTATTTCATCTGTAAATTTTGGACATAATAACCCTAAAATTTTGTCAGCTCTGTTTGAGCAAGTGAATAAAATTTCAGTTGTGCCAAGACTTTTTCACAATGAGCTGTTGGCAAATTTATTAAAAAAAGCTTGTGAGCTAACAAATATGGATAAGGCTATAGTTATGAATAGTGGTGCTGAAGCTATAGAAACTGCAATAAAAGTAGCTAGAAAGTGGGGATATGTAAAAAAGCAGATTCCAGATGGTTTGGTAGAGATAATAACTTTTGATAATAGCTTTCATGGTAGAACAATAACGGCAATAGGTACATCATCGAATCATGCGTATAAAGATAAGTTTGGCCCTATGCCTCAAGGTTTTATCTCAATACCTTATGATGACTTAGATGGCCTTGAAAAAGCTATTACAAAAAATACAGCAGCAATAATTATTGAGCCTATCCAAGGTGAGGGCGGAGTGATTATTCCAAATGAGGAGTATTTGTATAAGTGCCAAGAAATTTGCAAAAAGAATAATGTGTTGTTTATTCTAGATGAGATACAAACATGTATGGGACATACTGGCAAAAATTTTGCTAAAGAGCATTATGGTTTAGATCCTGATGGGATGACATTGGGGAAATCTTTGGGAGGAGGAGTTTTACCTATTTCACTATTTCTAGGCAAAGAAGATCTTATGGAAGTGTTACATCCTGGTGATCATGGCAGTACTTTTGGTGGTAACCCATTAGCTTCTTCTGTAGCGTATAAGGCTCTTAATATTTTGGATGAAGAAGCTTTAGCTGAGAGAGCAGGAGTTTTAGGAAGCTTATTTGTAGATCAGTTAAAAAAAATAAATTCTAAATATATCCAAGAAATAAGAGCAAAAGGCTTATTTATTGCTTTACAGATATGTCCACAGTATTTTGAGAGTTTTTATCAAGAGCTTTTAAATCTAGGTATACTTGCTGTAAAAACTAGAAATAATACTATTCGTTTATTGCCACCACTAACTATAGACAGAGAAACTCTTGTTGAAGCTATAAATATATTAAAAAATCTAAAACTTTGA
- the argC gene encoding N-acetyl-gamma-glutamyl-phosphate reductase — translation MISKICIAGINGYTGQLLKELISKHPNFELAGSLGISKQENKEYTYSLDKLSAENFDVDFLLLATPAEISIERLQKLYEKNIKTKVLDLSGAFRLDKALLASWYGLSHSIEGIEQGAKYGLSPYVKFTQQDTIIANPGCYATCALLSLLPLLKHNLIKPNNIIIDAKSRVSGAGKKPRQDLMFSEMLNNFFPYKISKHQHIPEILKALAEFDIKEDELYFNTSMLPIHSGIAMTIYADLNLETTTSEENISDLVSDAYNKEYTEYSLFKFIDIAAETDSTEVSSFLSIKSIVGTPNTHLGFSIKNNKIIVFSFIDNLLKGAVTQAIENLNSYYGLPITTGL, via the coding sequence ATGATTTCGAAAATATGCATAGCTGGAATAAATGGTTACACGGGACAGCTTCTTAAAGAATTAATAAGTAAACACCCAAATTTTGAATTAGCTGGGAGCTTAGGAATATCTAAGCAAGAAAATAAAGAATACACATATTCTTTGGATAAATTAAGTGCTGAAAACTTCGACGTGGATTTTTTATTATTAGCTACACCAGCGGAAATTTCTATAGAGAGACTACAAAAGCTCTATGAGAAGAATATAAAAACAAAGGTCTTAGATTTAAGCGGAGCTTTTAGACTAGATAAAGCTTTATTAGCATCTTGGTATGGATTATCTCACTCTATTGAAGGAATAGAACAAGGTGCAAAATATGGACTTTCCCCATATGTTAAATTTACTCAGCAAGATACCATAATAGCGAACCCTGGATGCTATGCGACATGTGCATTATTATCACTACTCCCTCTACTAAAGCATAATCTAATAAAACCCAACAATATAATTATAGATGCCAAATCGAGAGTCTCTGGAGCAGGGAAAAAACCTAGACAAGATCTAATGTTCTCAGAGATGCTTAACAACTTTTTTCCATATAAGATTAGCAAACATCAACATATTCCTGAGATTCTAAAAGCTTTAGCAGAGTTTGATATTAAAGAAGATGAGCTTTATTTCAACACAAGTATGTTACCGATTCATTCTGGCATTGCGATGACAATTTATGCTGATTTAAATTTAGAAACTACAACTTCAGAAGAGAATATTAGTGATTTAGTTAGCGATGCTTATAACAAAGAATATACTGAGTACTCTTTATTTAAATTCATTGATATAGCAGCAGAGACAGATAGTACAGAAGTATCATCATTTTTATCAATTAAAAGTATCGTTGGTACACCCAACACTCATTTAGGATTTTCGATTAAAAATAATAAAATCATAGTTTTTTCTTTTATCGATAACTTACTAAAAGGCGCTGTTACTCAAGCAATTGAGAATTTAAACAGTTATTACGGGCTTCCTATAACCACAGGATTATAA
- the ndk gene encoding nucleoside-diphosphate kinase: protein MSKQRTLSIIKPDAVEKNIIGEIYRRFEKSRLKIVAAKMKHLSKAEAEGFYAVHKDRPFFSALVEFMISGPVMIQVLEGENAVVKNRELMGATNPKEAEAGTIRADFADSIDANAVHGSDAPETAAQEIKYFFSDIEIVG from the coding sequence ATGAGTAAACAAAGAACTTTGTCTATTATCAAACCTGATGCGGTAGAAAAAAATATAATTGGTGAAATCTATAGACGTTTTGAAAAATCTAGATTGAAAATTGTTGCTGCTAAAATGAAACATTTGTCAAAAGCAGAAGCAGAAGGTTTTTATGCGGTACATAAGGATAGACCATTTTTTAGTGCTCTTGTAGAGTTTATGATTTCAGGTCCTGTGATGATACAAGTTTTAGAAGGTGAGAATGCTGTAGTTAAGAATCGTGAATTAATGGGTGCTACAAACCCTAAAGAAGCAGAAGCGGGAACTATTAGAGCTGATTTTGCTGATAGTATTGATGCTAATGCTGTTCATGGTTCAGATGCTCCAGAAACAGCAGCACAAGAAATTAAATATTTCTTTAGTGATATAGAGATTGTTGGCTAA
- a CDS encoding bifunctional ornithine acetyltransferase/N-acetylglutamate synthase, protein MESLFRTKLPKGFLTGGVNCGVRLYRPDLGVIISEKNCKAVGVFTKNKCKAAPVKYCMNLLPAGNIKAIITNSGQANAATGEIGDKHNQQVVDSLATELNCSSEQVLIASTGVIGQQMSIDKITSAIPKLVNSVSNIADKFAISILTTDLLPKSVYKKIQLSTGEITITGICKGSGMINPNMATMLGYFLTDAYIDIHLAQEILRESSDNSFNMISVDGDMSTNDCVHEIAVILAKNIARDGEGATKLIEAKVTGLNDETLSKELAKKIISSSLVKTAIYGESPNWGGVLAKIGEVDIDEQTLESCQIFMQGQKIFANGLPVSDDLTNLKNTMKEDTITIDVKFSQGNQQAIAWGCDLTQQYVNINAEYLS, encoded by the coding sequence ATGGAGAGCTTATTTAGAACAAAATTACCAAAAGGATTTTTAACAGGTGGTGTAAATTGTGGTGTTAGGCTCTATCGTCCAGATCTAGGAGTTATAATTTCAGAAAAAAACTGTAAAGCTGTAGGAGTTTTTACAAAAAACAAATGTAAAGCCGCACCAGTTAAATATTGTATGAATTTGTTACCAGCAGGTAATATCAAAGCAATCATAACAAATAGTGGTCAAGCTAATGCTGCTACAGGAGAGATAGGCGATAAACATAACCAGCAAGTAGTTGATAGTTTAGCAACAGAACTAAACTGTTCATCTGAGCAAGTCTTGATTGCCTCCACTGGTGTTATTGGTCAGCAAATGTCTATTGATAAAATAACATCTGCTATACCAAAACTAGTAAATAGCGTATCAAATATTGCCGATAAATTTGCGATCTCAATACTAACTACAGACCTATTACCCAAATCAGTTTACAAGAAAATACAGCTATCCACAGGGGAAATAACTATTACTGGAATTTGCAAAGGCTCTGGAATGATAAACCCAAATATGGCAACAATGCTTGGATATTTTCTAACAGATGCTTATATAGATATTCATTTAGCTCAAGAAATCCTTAGAGAATCAAGTGACAACAGTTTCAATATGATCTCAGTAGATGGTGATATGTCTACAAATGATTGTGTACATGAAATAGCTGTGATTTTAGCTAAAAATATTGCTCGTGATGGCGAAGGAGCAACCAAGCTTATCGAGGCAAAAGTTACAGGTCTAAACGATGAAACACTTTCCAAAGAGTTAGCAAAGAAAATAATCTCTAGCTCTCTAGTCAAAACAGCAATATATGGCGAATCTCCAAATTGGGGAGGAGTTTTAGCAAAAATTGGCGAAGTTGATATAGATGAGCAAACTCTAGAAAGTTGCCAAATATTTATGCAAGGACAAAAGATCTTTGCTAATGGCTTACCTGTATCAGATGATTTAACAAATCTTAAAAATACCATGAAAGAAGATACTATAACTATTGATGTCAAATTTTCTCAAGGGAACCAACAAGCAATAGCATGGGGCTGTGACCTAACTCAGCAGTATGTAAACATAAATGCGGAGTATTTATCGTGA
- a CDS encoding arginine repressor ArgR yields MDKSDIYNDLRQLILSKEFSSQNDICDTLGGLGYSASQSKVNRMLKKIGAVKVKNEKSALVYKIPNEPAPPIMTDNISSLVIKIDANEAVVVIDTAPGAAQLVARTLDYNKNSFEIIGIVAGDDTIFVAPSSIKNIKKLKANIENFLFSKF; encoded by the coding sequence ATGGATAAATCTGATATTTATAACGATTTAAGACAGCTCATTCTTAGCAAAGAATTTTCTTCTCAGAACGATATCTGTGATACTTTGGGGGGCTTAGGCTATAGTGCTAGCCAGTCAAAAGTTAATAGAATGCTCAAAAAAATTGGTGCAGTTAAAGTCAAAAATGAAAAAAGCGCTCTAGTATATAAAATACCTAATGAGCCAGCTCCTCCGATAATGACTGATAATATTTCATCATTAGTTATCAAGATTGACGCAAATGAAGCTGTTGTAGTAATAGATACTGCTCCAGGTGCCGCACAATTGGTTGCTAGAACTTTAGACTACAACAAAAATAGCTTTGAAATAATCGGTATAGTAGCTGGAGATGATACAATTTTTGTTGCTCCATCATCAATCAAAAATATTAAAAAACTAAAAGCAAACATAGAAAACTTCTTATTTTCAAAGTTTTAG